The genomic stretch GAATGCGGGATCAACAGGAGTATCGATTTGTGAAATGGTTTCGAACCGCAACGATCAGTGCCGCACTGCTGCTCTTGGCAGGCTGTGCTTCTCAGTCTTCGTCACAGACCACGCAATGGGTGTATCCGCCGATGGCGATTCCTTTGCAGCCGAGTGTCCAGCAGGAAGTGCAGATTGCCCGTTTAACTCAACTGCTGCAGCGACCGGATCTCAGTGATGAGGTGCGGGCTAAAATGTTGTTTGAGCGTGGGAATTATTATGACAGTGTTGGTCTGAGAGATTTAGCGCGTCTCGACTTTACTCAGTCTCTGTCACTCAACCCTGCTCAGCCGGATATCTTTAACCTGCTGGGCGTGTATTACACCGAAGCGGGCGAGTTTGATGCGGCGTACGAGTCGTTTGATTCTACTCTGGAGCTGGATCCCGGCAATTATTACGCCGAGCGTAATCGTGCGATTGCGCTCTACTACGGTGATCGTCCTGAGTTAGCACTGGAAGAAATTGCCAAGCACTATCAGCAGGATCCCAATGATCCGTTTCGTGCCTTATGGATGTACATCATCGAGAGTGATCTCGATCCTGAGCATGCTTATGATGAGCTGATGACCCGTTATCAGCAGCACGATGAACAGTGGGGTTGGGTACTGGCCGGTCTGATGCTGGGTGATGTGTCAGAAGAGCGGGCGTTTAAAGCTGTGCTGAGTGCTACTCGTGACAACACCCTGCTGGCACAGCATCTGACTGAAGCTTATTTTTACCTCGGCAAGCGTTACCAGATGCAAGGGGAACTGGCTCAGGCGATTTCACTGTATAAGCTGGCGATTTCATTCAATGTCTATGAGTACGTTGAACATCGCTATGCTTTCATCGAGCTGGGGCGCATCTATCAGCAATTACGTGAAGCTCGTCAGGAGCAGGCACAGCCGCAATCCTAGTGCACAACGTTAGAGTGTCACCTTGTTAAAGCTGCTTAGATAAGCAGCTTTTTTATTGCCACTTTACAGCAATATTGGCACAATAATAGTTAGTTAAGCTAACTAAATGGGCTATGTATGAGTTTAGATGTCAATCTGGAGAAGCTGGAACGTTTTTCCGCCAAGGTATGGCGGCAGTACAGCAAAGAAGATCCGATAGCTCAGCTGAGCTTTAATGAGTACGACTATTTAAAAGTATTGCAGGGCGGAAGCGAGCCGATGCGACTGACCGACCTGGCAACCCAGATGGAAGTGACTAAGCCTTCGGCTTCGGCCATGATAAAGCGCCTGGAGCGCAAAGGTCTGGTTTGTCGCCAGCGCTGCAGTGAAGATGCCCGCGCGCACCGTTTTAGCCTGACTGATGCTGCGTTGCTGTCCTTGCAATCGGAAGCCAAGGTGTATCAGCGTCTGGCAACTCAGATCTCCCGTCACCTCAGTGATGAAGAAGCGGTGTTTTTGGACGTTTTACTGAGCAAGGCGCTACGGTAAGCTTTATTTATTGGTTAGCTTGACTAACTAAAATGGCAGCAGGAGAGGTGCGATGTCTGTATTGCGTCAGTTTTTACGTTTTACCGTGCCGACAGTCGCGGCAATGCTGGTCAACGGCCTTTATCAGGTGGTGGATGGGATTTTTATCGGTCACTACATCGGTGCTGCTGGCCTGGCAGCAATTAATGTCGCCTGGCCGGTGATTGGTACCACACTCGGCATTGGTATGATGGTGGGCGTCGGATGCGGCGCTCTGGCTTCGATCCGGCAGGGGGAAGGGGATATCGAGCAGGCCAGGCGCATTCTGGCCACCGGCCTGATGAGCTTGATTGTTCTGGCACCTTGTGTCGCGGCGGTTTTGTGGTGGCTGGCTGAAGACTTCTTGCGCTGGCAGGGTGTCGAGGGGCAGGTACTGCAGCTTGGCTTACAGTACTTGCAGGTGCTGATGTTAAGTTGCGTGTTCAGCCTGGGCTCAATTGCGATGCCGTTTTTACTGCGCAATGACGACAGCCCGAATCTGGCCACCTTACTGATGATGCTAGGGGCGCTGATCAATATCGTACTCGATTATGTGCTGATTGCCGTGGCTGGCTGGGAGCTGACCGGCGCGGCGATAGCCACAGCTGTCGCTCAGATGGTGGTCAGTGTACTCGGCATGAGCTACTTTTTCAGCCGCAGAGCCAATATGCGTCTGACCCGTGCCTGCCTGCGATTTGACTGGCAATATGTACCCAAGATGCTGCACATTGGCGCGTCGAGCCTGTTTATGTATGCTTATGGCGCTATCATGGTGGCGATTCATAACAGTGTGATTATGCACTACGGAGATGCGGTACTGGTCGGGGCTTATGCCATGCTCGGCTATATCATAGTGGTGTATTACTTCACGGCCGAAGGCATTGCCAGCGGCATGCAGCCTCTGGCCAGTTTTTATTATGGGGCCGGACAAAATGACAACCTGCGCCGGCTGTTAAAACTGGCGATGAGTGTCGCGGTGCTAGGTGGCATGGTGTTTGTTTTACTGCTCAATCTGTTTAGCGAACAGGTCATCAGTATCTTTAACTCTAATGACGCCCGCTTGCTGCAGGGGGCCTCTTTCGCGCTGACGCTGCATCTGTCCGCTCTGTACCTGGATGGCTTTCTGGTGGTGTGCGCGGCGTTTTACCAGGCCACGAATCAGGGTAACCGAGCCATGTTTGTCACCATAGGCAATATCGTGCTGCAACTGCCGTTTCTGTTTGTGTTGCCTAAATTATGGGGCATGACCGGTGTCTGGCTGGCCTTTCCGCTCTCCAATCTGGCGCTTAGCCTGGTGGTTGCCGTGATGCTGTGGCGTAGCCTGCGGCGCATGAATCTGCTGTCGGTGTAAGAGAGTCAGGCTGAACCAATGTCAGATGGAATAAGTATTACGCTATTTCGACCGCCAATCCGGGCAGTTGGTGCCAGTAGCCGTTACACTGATAATGCTCGAGTGGTTGCGGATTCTGGCCCTGCTCATTGGCACAAAAGCGGCTTAAGTGACGAAAGGTTTCCTCCCCGAGCGGACTGAGGCGGACGACATCGACCAGGCCCTGCATGTGTGGCAGATCATTAATCAGGTTGTAACAGTAGCCGGACTGGGTCTGAATGCCATTAAGGTTGAACACGGCCTGGCC from Vibrio ostreae encodes the following:
- the nlpI gene encoding lipoprotein NlpI, producing the protein MKWFRTATISAALLLLAGCASQSSSQTTQWVYPPMAIPLQPSVQQEVQIARLTQLLQRPDLSDEVRAKMLFERGNYYDSVGLRDLARLDFTQSLSLNPAQPDIFNLLGVYYTEAGEFDAAYESFDSTLELDPGNYYAERNRAIALYYGDRPELALEEIAKHYQQDPNDPFRALWMYIIESDLDPEHAYDELMTRYQQHDEQWGWVLAGLMLGDVSEERAFKAVLSATRDNTLLAQHLTEAYFYLGKRYQMQGELAQAISLYKLAISFNVYEYVEHRYAFIELGRIYQQLREARQEQAQPQS
- a CDS encoding MarR family winged helix-turn-helix transcriptional regulator, which gives rise to MSLDVNLEKLERFSAKVWRQYSKEDPIAQLSFNEYDYLKVLQGGSEPMRLTDLATQMEVTKPSASAMIKRLERKGLVCRQRCSEDARAHRFSLTDAALLSLQSEAKVYQRLATQISRHLSDEEAVFLDVLLSKALR
- a CDS encoding MATE family efflux transporter is translated as MSVLRQFLRFTVPTVAAMLVNGLYQVVDGIFIGHYIGAAGLAAINVAWPVIGTTLGIGMMVGVGCGALASIRQGEGDIEQARRILATGLMSLIVLAPCVAAVLWWLAEDFLRWQGVEGQVLQLGLQYLQVLMLSCVFSLGSIAMPFLLRNDDSPNLATLLMMLGALINIVLDYVLIAVAGWELTGAAIATAVAQMVVSVLGMSYFFSRRANMRLTRACLRFDWQYVPKMLHIGASSLFMYAYGAIMVAIHNSVIMHYGDAVLVGAYAMLGYIIVVYYFTAEGIASGMQPLASFYYGAGQNDNLRRLLKLAMSVAVLGGMVFVLLLNLFSEQVISIFNSNDARLLQGASFALTLHLSALYLDGFLVVCAAFYQATNQGNRAMFVTIGNIVLQLPFLFVLPKLWGMTGVWLAFPLSNLALSLVVAVMLWRSLRRMNLLSV